In one Zobellia galactanivorans genomic region, the following are encoded:
- a CDS encoding DegT/DnrJ/EryC1/StrS family aminotransferase translates to MPGFELFGDKERQQLNDVLDSGVLMRYGFDGMRNGHWKALELEKVLAHKMQVKHAQLVSSGTAALTVALASAGVGAGDEVIMPTFTFVASFESILAIGAVPILVDVDDTLALDPQAVENAITERTKVVMPVHMCGSMADLKALKAICEKHQLLLLEDACQAIGGTFENKPLGSYGDLGCFSFDYVKTITCGEGGAVITNNDDYKTNADHYSDHGHDHLGKDRGAETHPFLGYNFRISELHAAVGLAQIERLDEFLAIQKKNYTILREALQDLPNVSFRRVPEGGEESYAFLNFFMPDAEKAKKAHTELGKAGVDACFYWYDNNWHYYRKWEHLIEKRSLGRLPKDVYERLPDYSKSDFSASDKWVGRTVSCLIKLGWSESDCKERAAKMVSVVSGI, encoded by the coding sequence ATGCCAGGATTTGAATTATTCGGAGATAAGGAACGCCAACAGCTAAACGACGTATTGGATTCAGGGGTCCTGATGCGATACGGTTTTGACGGTATGCGCAATGGCCACTGGAAGGCCCTTGAACTTGAAAAGGTACTTGCCCATAAAATGCAGGTAAAACACGCCCAATTGGTAAGCAGCGGTACGGCAGCTTTAACGGTTGCCTTGGCCAGTGCCGGTGTAGGTGCGGGCGATGAGGTTATTATGCCCACATTTACCTTTGTGGCCAGTTTTGAGTCCATTTTAGCGATTGGCGCCGTGCCTATTTTGGTCGATGTCGACGATACCCTGGCCTTGGATCCACAAGCCGTGGAAAATGCCATAACGGAGCGTACCAAGGTGGTCATGCCGGTGCACATGTGCGGTTCTATGGCCGACCTAAAGGCTTTAAAGGCTATTTGCGAAAAACATCAGCTGTTGTTGTTGGAAGATGCCTGTCAGGCCATAGGAGGTACGTTTGAAAACAAACCCTTGGGCAGTTATGGCGACTTGGGCTGTTTTTCCTTCGATTATGTTAAGACCATTACCTGTGGGGAAGGTGGTGCGGTAATAACCAATAACGACGATTATAAAACCAATGCCGATCATTATTCGGATCACGGACATGATCACCTAGGGAAGGACAGGGGAGCGGAAACCCATCCCTTCTTAGGATATAATTTTAGAATATCGGAACTGCACGCCGCGGTAGGTTTGGCCCAAATTGAAAGGTTAGACGAGTTTTTGGCCATTCAGAAAAAAAATTACACCATTCTAAGGGAGGCTTTACAAGACTTGCCGAACGTAAGCTTTAGAAGGGTTCCTGAAGGAGGGGAAGAGAGTTATGCGTTTTTGAACTTCTTTATGCCCGATGCCGAAAAAGCTAAAAAAGCACATACCGAATTGGGTAAGGCCGGGGTCGATGCCTGTTTTTACTGGTACGACAATAATTGGCATTATTACCGTAAATGGGAGCACCTGATAGAAAAACGTTCCTTGGGCAGGCTGCCCAAAGATGTCTATGAACGATTGCCCGACTACTCCAAGTCTGACTTTTCGGCTAGCGATAAATGGGTGGGCCGTACGGTTTCTTGTCTTATAAAATTAGGATGGTCGGAAAGCGATTGTAAGGAGAGAGCGGCCAAAATGGTCAGTGTGGTTTCTGGTATTTAG
- a CDS encoding nitroreductase family protein, protein MDSIKNLEWRYAVKKFDSEKILPQEKIERLKQAFNLTATSYGLQPITLVVIRNKELQKELVEHSFGQQQVVQASHVLVICIQSDIDEAYISRYFEQVKKIRGTSPDILDPFKKALVADFSKKEVHEIEQWSKNQAYLALGNLLTICAMEKIDSCPMEGFLPSAYDTVLNLKEKGLTSVLVLPVGYRADDDMFSEFKKVRKNIEESIIEIN, encoded by the coding sequence TTGGATTCTATTAAAAATTTAGAATGGCGTTACGCCGTAAAGAAGTTCGATTCGGAAAAAATACTTCCGCAAGAAAAAATTGAACGGTTAAAACAGGCCTTCAACCTCACGGCAACTTCCTACGGTTTGCAGCCCATTACTTTGGTGGTCATTCGCAATAAAGAACTACAAAAGGAATTGGTCGAGCACTCCTTCGGCCAACAACAAGTGGTACAAGCCTCCCACGTATTGGTTATTTGTATTCAAAGTGATATCGATGAGGCCTATATAAGTCGCTATTTTGAACAGGTCAAAAAAATCAGGGGTACAAGCCCGGATATTTTAGATCCTTTTAAAAAGGCACTAGTGGCCGACTTCTCAAAAAAGGAAGTGCACGAAATAGAGCAGTGGTCTAAAAATCAAGCCTACTTGGCCTTGGGCAATTTGTTGACCATTTGCGCCATGGAGAAAATAGACTCGTGCCCTATGGAAGGCTTCCTTCCCTCTGCCTACGATACGGTTTTAAATTTGAAGGAAAAAGGACTCACCTCGGTTTTGGTACTTCCGGTTGGCTATAGGGCCGATGACGATATGTTTTCCGAATTTAAAAAAGTCAGAAAAAATATTGAGGAAAGCATCATTGAAATAAACTGA
- a CDS encoding APC family permease gives MEKTEIDKKISLKDAISIGIGGMVGGGIFAVLGLAVSLAKGGTPVAFLFAGIIALSTAYSYAKLSKKYPENGGTVRFVHQQYGNGIFAGGINNLLWVSYIVMLALYSSAFGSYGAQLAPMSGDKEIDVRIFQSAIIIVALLINYLSVKLVGDIEAIAVIVKLIILIAFIGVGFYGFTLHPENLGQLLPENWESPILLLSGGMVIFVAYEGFELIANSIADLENKEKNTEKAYFGAVGFVVILYILIAIITVGALPFEQITNAEDYVLAKAAEPTLGQIGFTIITVTALISTFSAISATILGSGRVNYDIAVDKELPSFFCHQLWGKPVGLVITAVLSVTLVNFFNLQSISTAGSVGFLLIFGIVNYIGYKKHIELNSKKWIHIAASILCFAAFLTLIIQQFSQNKTGVITAVGIILLCFLLEWAYKNTPSK, from the coding sequence TTGGAAAAAACTGAAATAGATAAGAAAATTAGTTTAAAAGATGCCATTTCTATAGGGATTGGCGGTATGGTCGGGGGTGGAATTTTTGCCGTTCTTGGATTGGCCGTTTCCCTTGCCAAAGGAGGTACGCCCGTTGCTTTTCTTTTTGCTGGTATAATTGCATTATCAACAGCCTATTCATACGCCAAACTCTCAAAAAAATATCCCGAAAATGGGGGTACGGTCAGGTTTGTTCACCAGCAATACGGAAATGGTATTTTTGCCGGCGGAATAAACAATCTACTATGGGTCAGCTACATTGTTATGCTGGCATTGTATTCTTCAGCTTTTGGCTCCTATGGTGCCCAATTGGCGCCAATGAGCGGCGATAAGGAAATTGATGTCAGAATTTTTCAATCTGCGATAATCATAGTGGCGTTGTTAATCAATTATCTAAGCGTAAAACTTGTTGGTGACATTGAAGCCATTGCGGTCATCGTCAAGCTGATTATTCTAATTGCATTTATTGGCGTTGGCTTTTACGGGTTTACGCTACACCCGGAAAACTTAGGGCAACTATTGCCTGAAAACTGGGAAAGTCCCATTTTACTACTTTCCGGAGGCATGGTCATATTCGTGGCATATGAAGGTTTTGAATTAATAGCCAATTCCATTGCCGATCTTGAAAACAAAGAAAAGAACACTGAAAAGGCCTACTTTGGAGCGGTAGGCTTCGTAGTCATACTCTATATTCTAATTGCAATTATTACCGTAGGAGCCTTACCTTTTGAGCAGATTACCAATGCCGAAGATTATGTTTTGGCCAAAGCGGCAGAACCCACTTTGGGGCAAATTGGATTTACCATCATAACCGTAACCGCCTTAATCTCTACCTTTTCGGCCATAAGTGCCACTATTTTGGGAAGTGGCAGGGTAAATTATGACATTGCCGTAGATAAAGAGCTTCCCTCTTTTTTTTGTCATCAATTGTGGGGTAAGCCCGTAGGTTTGGTAATAACCGCAGTATTGTCGGTAACATTGGTGAACTTTTTCAACTTACAAAGTATATCAACTGCGGGAAGTGTCGGGTTTTTATTGATTTTTGGTATCGTCAACTATATTGGTTACAAAAAGCATATTGAATTAAACTCTAAAAAGTGGATCCATATAGCGGCCAGTATTCTTTGCTTTGCCGCTTTCTTGACCTTAATCATCCAACAATTTTCCCAAAATAAAACGGGGGTCATAACGGCAGTGGGTATCATTTTACTTTGCTTTTTACTCGAATGGGCCTACAAAAACACCCCCTCGAAATAG
- a CDS encoding RlmF-related methyltransferase, whose translation MSSEKKPKEKARLHVRNKNRERYDLEALKTVQPELKGFIKPNKFGVESIDFSNPRAVKLLNKALLNHYYGIENWEFPDENLCPPIPGRADYIHHIADVLGDTNAGNVPSGNKITCLEIGVGASCIYPIIGVTEYGWNFIGSDIDPKSIVSAKHIVNSNPSLKGKIECRLQKSARDIFRGILSPDEKIDLVICNPPFHSSMEEAQKGSRRKKRTSRGKK comes from the coding sequence ATGTCTTCAGAAAAAAAACCAAAGGAAAAAGCAAGACTTCATGTCCGAAACAAAAACCGGGAGAGATATGATTTAGAGGCGTTAAAAACGGTTCAACCTGAATTAAAAGGATTTATCAAACCCAACAAGTTTGGTGTAGAATCAATAGATTTTTCAAATCCGCGTGCGGTCAAGCTTTTGAACAAAGCACTGTTGAACCACTATTACGGGATTGAAAACTGGGAGTTTCCCGATGAAAATTTATGTCCGCCCATACCCGGAAGAGCAGATTACATTCATCATATTGCAGACGTGCTGGGCGATACGAATGCAGGCAATGTCCCATCGGGAAATAAAATAACCTGCCTTGAGATAGGCGTAGGCGCCAGTTGCATTTACCCCATAATCGGAGTAACGGAATACGGGTGGAATTTTATCGGTTCAGATATTGACCCGAAGTCAATTGTTTCCGCAAAACACATTGTCAATTCCAACCCTAGCTTAAAAGGCAAGATCGAATGTAGGTTACAAAAAAGTGCACGTGATATTTTTCGTGGCATACTGTCACCAGACGAGAAAATCGACCTCGTCATATGCAATCCCCCTTTCCATTCTTCCATGGAAGAAGCCCAAAAAGGATCTCGAAGAAAAAAAAGAACCTCTCGGGGAAAAAAGTGA
- a CDS encoding RlmF-related methyltransferase: MQSPFPFFHGRSPKRISKKKKNLSGKKVKTPKLNFSGIGNELIHDGGEARFIENMIWESRKFNKNCYLFSTLVSKESNLRRIYKLLEKVEAHSIKTIPMGTGNKSSRIIAWTFFSEEAQKEWVASRW; encoded by the coding sequence ATGCAATCCCCCTTTCCATTCTTCCATGGAAGAAGCCCAAAAAGGATCTCGAAGAAAAAAAAGAACCTCTCGGGGAAAAAAGTGAAGACCCCTAAACTCAATTTTTCAGGAATCGGCAATGAGCTTATACATGATGGGGGTGAAGCCAGATTTATTGAAAATATGATATGGGAAAGCCGAAAATTCAACAAAAACTGTTATTTATTTTCAACGTTGGTCTCAAAAGAATCCAATCTTAGAAGAATATATAAATTATTGGAAAAGGTCGAAGCCCATTCCATCAAAACTATCCCCATGGGAACGGGCAATAAATCGAGCCGGATAATAGCATGGACCTTTTTTTCAGAAGAAGCACAGAAAGAGTGGGTCGCCTCTAGGTGGTAA
- a CDS encoding response regulator transcription factor — protein sequence METNILKIIVIDNDLSSHESYQKYFESYTEYSLKGIYVSVKDALAEYDTISPDIVFSEVALDEIDGIEGIKLFRKKDPKVKIIMLSAQNNFDLVKKAFKNTANGYLSKPVSERTLYNALDSIKSDGATMSNDIIRQIISKFQRKSIEIFSERENQVIDYLSQGATYKTIAEKLFVTASAINFHVQNIYLKLDVNSKSEALRKLQELEYANSLA from the coding sequence ATGGAAACTAACATTTTAAAAATTATCGTTATCGATAATGATTTATCATCGCACGAATCTTACCAGAAGTATTTTGAGTCTTATACCGAGTATTCCCTAAAAGGAATCTACGTTTCGGTCAAGGATGCCTTGGCGGAATATGACACCATTTCGCCAGACATTGTTTTTTCAGAAGTAGCTCTTGACGAAATTGACGGTATAGAGGGTATTAAACTCTTTAGAAAGAAAGACCCAAAGGTGAAGATTATCATGCTCAGTGCCCAGAACAACTTTGACTTGGTCAAAAAAGCGTTCAAAAATACCGCAAATGGCTACCTATCCAAACCGGTGAGTGAACGTACGCTTTACAACGCCCTTGATTCGATCAAGTCAGATGGTGCAACGATGAGCAATGATATCATCAGACAGATTATTTCAAAGTTTCAGCGAAAATCGATCGAGATTTTCTCGGAAAGAGAAAACCAAGTGATCGATTACCTATCCCAAGGCGCAACTTATAAGACCATAGCCGAAAAACTTTTCGTTACGGCCAGTGCCATTAATTTTCACGTGCAGAACATCTATTTAAAATTAGATGTCAATTCAAAATCGGAAGCACTTAGAAAACTGCAAGAGTTGGAATATGCCAACTCATTGGCCTAA
- a CDS encoding PorP/SprF family type IX secretion system membrane protein encodes MSYKKNNIRKIYLLLLLCAIFGTESNYGQEAAVTEINSKSTYHNQLFFNRFLINPTFSLVRENKSYINILHRNQYATFEDNNQNYFLGFSNRINDRTALGISVYSQWSGVVQEFGFNANYATAVKLGEESKLTFGTNITYYTEGLDQNRVVVADTDNKISDAKKESKVAVQPGVTLSLGGFDFGLYATELFKYNQTTNEFLTNLSTKSVKASVQYTHQFMANRGLFAHARLMPMVQVGKNKEGGLGYVGSILLDLPDYGWFQTNFDDDYGLSLGLGFNLSKRMSLGYLLEKDLMTDDADLGWNHEVSLAYTFDNHGSSMDAFADSSEDAKVDRIVRNYEEQILRLTAENQKSLANNSTRGEREVQKSFSPEMEGDINSMAYENRLILDELIIRQDSIDAARDAAFEKQLKSLVDVLKKEIKESLNNDVEEKPRTPVNTANTALASNVKKTRYNPNDGTKIEEPKRFNSLDSYVAMKENMSTASADAKESLQEKTIEQVAETEAQPIVAKEESTEQIKDYVKLPIKILNQSDIVGVKAGYYVIANVYKNEKYLNAFMETLKQQGLDARQFYNKENGLHYVYLADYNFKEEAQMAYVSNLNGKYQDEKWIMQVDDHSAIVNNIYED; translated from the coding sequence ATGAGCTACAAAAAAAATAATATCCGCAAAATTTACCTGCTCCTTCTATTATGTGCCATCTTCGGTACAGAGTCTAACTACGGACAAGAAGCCGCGGTGACCGAGATCAACTCTAAGAGCACTTATCACAACCAGTTGTTCTTCAATAGATTTTTGATCAATCCTACCTTTTCTTTGGTAAGGGAAAACAAATCATATATCAATATTTTGCATAGAAACCAGTACGCTACGTTTGAAGACAACAACCAGAACTACTTCTTGGGCTTCAGTAATAGAATAAACGACCGTACTGCATTAGGAATCAGTGTTTATAGTCAATGGTCAGGTGTCGTTCAAGAATTTGGTTTCAATGCGAACTATGCAACGGCAGTAAAATTAGGTGAAGAGAGTAAATTGACTTTTGGCACCAATATTACCTATTATACCGAAGGTTTAGACCAAAACCGCGTGGTAGTGGCCGATACCGACAATAAAATTTCAGATGCCAAAAAAGAGAGCAAGGTAGCCGTTCAACCTGGCGTGACCCTATCTTTAGGAGGATTCGACTTTGGCCTTTATGCTACCGAACTTTTTAAATATAACCAGACCACCAATGAATTTTTAACGAACCTAAGTACCAAGAGCGTAAAGGCTTCGGTACAGTATACCCATCAATTTATGGCCAATAGGGGACTTTTTGCCCACGCCCGTTTGATGCCAATGGTACAAGTCGGAAAGAACAAGGAAGGCGGATTGGGCTACGTAGGTTCTATATTGTTAGACTTACCGGATTACGGTTGGTTCCAAACGAACTTTGACGATGATTACGGACTTTCATTGGGCCTAGGCTTTAACCTGAGCAAGCGTATGTCATTGGGATACTTATTGGAAAAAGACTTGATGACCGATGATGCCGACTTAGGCTGGAATCACGAAGTATCTTTGGCCTATACCTTTGATAACCATGGCTCCAGTATGGATGCATTTGCCGATAGCTCTGAAGATGCCAAAGTTGACCGTATCGTAAGAAACTACGAAGAACAGATTTTAAGATTGACTGCCGAGAACCAAAAAAGCCTTGCCAATAACAGTACTAGAGGGGAAAGGGAAGTGCAAAAAAGTTTCTCTCCCGAAATGGAAGGCGATATCAACAGTATGGCCTACGAGAACCGCTTGATCTTAGACGAACTGATCATCAGACAAGACTCTATAGATGCCGCTCGTGATGCCGCATTTGAAAAGCAATTGAAGTCTTTGGTAGATGTGCTTAAGAAGGAAATAAAAGAGAGCTTGAACAACGATGTTGAAGAAAAGCCAAGAACACCGGTAAATACGGCAAATACGGCTTTGGCCAGCAATGTTAAAAAGACGAGATACAATCCTAACGACGGAACGAAAATAGAAGAGCCTAAAAGGTTCAATAGTTTAGATAGCTATGTGGCCATGAAAGAGAACATGTCTACGGCTTCAGCCGACGCAAAGGAAAGCCTACAGGAAAAGACGATAGAACAAGTTGCGGAAACCGAGGCACAACCCATTGTGGCCAAGGAGGAAAGTACGGAACAAATTAAAGATTACGTAAAGCTTCCGATCAAGATTCTTAACCAGTCCGATATCGTTGGTGTAAAAGCAGGGTACTATGTAATAGCCAATGTATATAAGAACGAAAAGTACTTGAACGCCTTTATGGAAACCTTAAAACAACAAGGTTTAGATGCCCGACAGTTTTACAACAAAGAGAACGGATTGCACTATGTGTACTTGGCCGATTATAATTTCAAGGAAGAAGCCCAAATGGCATACGTATCTAACTTGAACGGAAAGTACCAAGATGAAAAGTGGATCATGCAAGTAGATGATCATTCAGCTATAGTGAACAATATATACGAAGACTAA
- a CDS encoding TolB-like translocation protein, with protein sequence MKNALFYNVLFAGFFSCCCSSVTAQYSTRDNAAETLQATNKRMENYQYLRSQGYQDKEIFEDLGNANFLNKNYDTALFWYDKLKEVSKSGSLSKNYQKRYDYALAKYHNIGSATSSDNNDWVAQIASDYKVKSKTSKNILDQPLTERYRELDFQRKDGKFIVDDQTIVENELRTFLGDGNVDHNGYKMPVAVSPDGKTAYFSKKVMVKPLYGLFSKEEEVHKIFKAEKVRGKWKNIQEVAVAPKHASAMHPSISSDGKRLFFASNMPGTFGEYDIYVSAIRKDGSMGVAKNLGQKVNTKKDDLYPNVVGTNTLFFASEGRKGQGGLDVYMTQVGQKHVGLAVNLGSPINSSEDDFAISFTSENGKGYVMSNRGNRNAEVQKVAFTYANKRPTEDNSDYRTLEAFNTDSELRFTSNLFEED encoded by the coding sequence ATGAAAAATGCGCTATTTTACAATGTGCTTTTCGCCGGCTTCTTTTCGTGCTGCTGCAGTTCAGTAACTGCTCAGTATTCGACTAGAGACAATGCTGCCGAAACTCTCCAAGCTACCAACAAAAGGATGGAAAATTACCAATACCTTAGGAGTCAAGGTTACCAAGATAAAGAAATTTTTGAAGACTTGGGTAACGCTAACTTCTTGAATAAAAATTATGATACCGCCTTGTTTTGGTATGATAAATTAAAAGAGGTCAGTAAGTCTGGCAGCTTGAGTAAAAACTATCAAAAGCGTTACGACTACGCTTTGGCCAAATATCATAATATCGGTTCAGCTACCAGTTCCGATAACAATGACTGGGTCGCTCAAATTGCTTCGGATTATAAAGTAAAATCTAAAACATCTAAAAATATACTAGATCAGCCTTTGACCGAAAGGTATAGGGAGCTAGATTTTCAACGAAAGGATGGCAAATTCATAGTAGATGACCAAACCATAGTTGAAAACGAACTTAGGACCTTTTTAGGAGACGGGAACGTAGACCACAATGGCTATAAGATGCCAGTGGCCGTTTCGCCCGATGGTAAGACCGCCTATTTTAGTAAAAAAGTAATGGTTAAGCCTTTGTACGGCCTGTTTTCTAAAGAAGAGGAAGTACACAAAATATTCAAGGCAGAAAAAGTACGCGGCAAATGGAAGAACATTCAGGAAGTGGCCGTAGCCCCAAAACACGCGTCGGCAATGCACCCTTCCATATCTTCCGATGGTAAACGTTTGTTTTTCGCCTCTAACATGCCAGGTACCTTTGGTGAGTACGATATATATGTATCGGCCATTCGTAAAGACGGAAGCATGGGCGTCGCCAAAAACCTTGGTCAAAAAGTAAATACAAAGAAAGATGACCTTTATCCGAATGTGGTCGGAACAAATACCTTGTTCTTTGCCTCTGAAGGAAGAAAAGGTCAGGGCGGACTCGATGTCTACATGACCCAAGTAGGTCAGAAGCATGTTGGCCTAGCGGTTAACTTGGGTAGCCCGATAAACAGTAGCGAAGATGATTTTGCTATATCGTTTACCTCTGAAAACGGAAAAGGATATGTGATGTCTAACCGAGGCAATCGTAATGCCGAGGTACAAAAAGTGGCCTTCACTTATGCCAATAAAAGACCGACTGAAGACAACAGCGACTATCGTACGCTCGAAGCCTTCAATACGGATTCAGAACTGCGCTTTACTTCAAATTTATTTGAAGAAGATTAA
- the gap gene encoding type I glyceraldehyde-3-phosphate dehydrogenase — protein MKRIAINGMGRIGRTALKVILDTPELEVVAVNDIASIENIAYLLEYDSVHGKFEKSVDFQEGKLIVDGKAIRFLNERNPEDLPWKELDIDVVIESTGIFTKYKDADRHIKAGAKTVVLSGPSKSPEIPTVVHGVNSDDGKTSIFSCASCTTNNISPIIEIIGRRIGIKKAIMTTIHADTSSNAMVDSPNKGNFRMGRSGINNLIPTTTGAAVATTKALPEYAGKFDGMAVRVPVAVGSISDITIVTEKPVSAEEVNKILEEEAQTDRYKKVLQTTYAPLVSSDIIKSPYGSIADLSLTKVVDGDLLKVLAWYDNEWGFTNQMIRQILGL, from the coding sequence ATGAAAAGAATAGCAATTAACGGAATGGGGCGAATAGGCCGAACCGCATTAAAGGTCATACTAGATACCCCTGAACTGGAAGTAGTTGCGGTCAACGATATTGCATCCATTGAAAACATCGCCTATTTATTGGAATACGACAGTGTACATGGAAAGTTCGAGAAATCAGTCGATTTTCAAGAAGGAAAGTTAATCGTAGACGGAAAAGCCATTCGCTTCCTGAACGAAAGAAATCCGGAAGACCTACCATGGAAGGAATTGGATATTGATGTGGTAATCGAAAGCACGGGTATTTTTACGAAGTATAAGGATGCGGACAGGCATATTAAAGCAGGAGCGAAAACCGTAGTCTTGTCGGGCCCTTCAAAGAGCCCTGAAATACCTACCGTAGTTCACGGGGTCAATTCCGACGACGGCAAAACCAGCATCTTTTCGTGCGCCAGTTGCACCACGAACAACATTAGCCCCATAATTGAAATCATAGGGAGGCGTATCGGAATCAAAAAGGCCATTATGACCACGATTCACGCCGATACCAGTTCTAACGCCATGGTCGACTCACCGAACAAAGGTAATTTTAGAATGGGACGTTCAGGTATCAACAACCTTATTCCCACAACAACAGGGGCAGCCGTTGCCACGACCAAGGCATTGCCCGAATACGCCGGTAAGTTTGATGGTATGGCGGTTCGCGTACCCGTTGCCGTGGGTTCTATTTCCGACATTACCATCGTAACGGAGAAACCGGTAAGTGCTGAAGAGGTAAACAAAATTTTGGAGGAAGAAGCGCAAACGGACCGTTATAAAAAAGTATTGCAGACCACCTATGCCCCTTTGGTTTCCAGCGATATTATCAAAAGTCCTTACGGATCCATAGCCGATCTATCCCTAACCAAGGTTGTAGACGGTGATTTACTGAAAGTACTGGCATGGTACGATAACGAATGGGGCTTCACCAATCAGATGATCCGTCAAATCCTCGGTTTGTAA
- a CDS encoding aldose epimerase family protein has protein sequence MKKILCFAVFFTLVSYPMYAQSIQKEQWGTVKGKEVSLYTVTNKNGMKMQIMNLGCIITSLFVPDKNGKLDDVVLGFDNLEDYVKGHPSFGTTVGRYANRIKDAQFVMNDSVYKLTANEEGTAIHGGNEFRDAVWDAEIVSNENGEGLRFHYLSPDGSFGFPGKLDVYATYLLNDDNAIYVTFEAETDKDTHVSMTNHSYFNLNGAKELIYDHRVLVDADTYTEFDEDITPTGKLPRLKETAWDLSSMTRLGDKIHDIPLNGYHHCYVLNKEDGEMKKAAEVIEPNSGRKLEVFTTQPGITVYASNGLDNITGKYGIDYIPHMALCLETQDLPDAVNHPNFPSTLLKPGETYSETVVYDFGIVK, from the coding sequence TTGAAGAAGATACTTTGCTTTGCGGTATTTTTCACCTTGGTCAGCTATCCTATGTATGCTCAATCCATTCAAAAAGAGCAATGGGGAACCGTAAAGGGGAAAGAAGTTTCGCTCTACACCGTTACCAATAAAAATGGAATGAAAATGCAGATCATGAATTTGGGCTGCATTATTACCTCACTCTTCGTTCCCGATAAAAACGGAAAATTGGACGATGTGGTCCTAGGCTTTGATAATTTGGAAGACTATGTAAAGGGCCATCCTAGTTTCGGTACCACCGTGGGAAGGTATGCAAACCGAATTAAAGATGCCCAATTCGTTATGAACGATTCCGTTTATAAACTTACGGCTAACGAAGAAGGTACCGCCATACATGGTGGGAACGAATTCAGGGACGCCGTTTGGGATGCCGAGATCGTTTCTAATGAAAATGGTGAAGGTCTGCGATTTCATTACCTATCGCCCGATGGTTCTTTTGGTTTTCCGGGAAAACTTGATGTTTACGCCACGTATCTTCTCAATGACGACAATGCCATTTATGTGACTTTTGAGGCGGAGACCGATAAGGATACCCATGTAAGCATGACCAACCACAGCTATTTTAACCTGAACGGAGCCAAAGAGTTGATTTATGACCACAGGGTACTCGTTGATGCCGATACCTATACGGAATTTGATGAGGATATTACCCCAACCGGAAAATTACCTCGGTTAAAAGAAACGGCATGGGACCTTTCTTCGATGACCCGGTTAGGCGATAAAATTCACGATATCCCCTTAAACGGCTATCACCACTGTTATGTTTTGAATAAGGAGGATGGCGAAATGAAAAAGGCCGCAGAAGTTATAGAACCGAACTCGGGCAGAAAACTAGAAGTGTTCACCACCCAACCGGGAATAACCGTCTACGCCAGTAATGGACTGGACAACATTACCGGAAAATACGGCATTGACTATATCCCCCATATGGCCCTTTGTCTAGAAACCCAAGATTTACCGGATGCCGTAAACCATCCTAATTTTCCATCCACACTCTTAAAACCAGGTGAAACCTATTCCGAAACCGTTGTATACGATTTCGGCATCGTTAAATAA